The proteins below come from a single Mercenaria mercenaria strain notata chromosome 3, MADL_Memer_1, whole genome shotgun sequence genomic window:
- the LOC123525070 gene encoding collagen alpha-1(I) chain-like isoform X3, producing MTYDFNSGVAMLQTFRKNTDSGSTHVVGRRQAQTIVTITDVQNEVQKYCLQNGTVLCTGGPSGPKGDKGDIGLPGFNGSDGSPGVKGDPGAPGIGGSPGYNGTDGQKGEKGYPGADGLAGINGTNGLSGLPGAQGPKGEIGLAGVNGSKGDKGEKGDIGPQGYNGTDGNQGTQGPKGLIGEKGEKGDTGVTGDPGVNGTDGSQGIPGQKGEPGTIGPPGNDGMPGLNGTDGAKGNTGLRGDKGDTGLNGSKGAQGIQGEKGAQGFKGEHGVQGFKGEPGIKGDTGSTGLHGLPGQKGEMGLQGIQGPIGLPGINGSDGDKGERGFQGLKGDKGSDGITGNAGQKGEKGDIGLTGIQGVKGEMGTAGTDGLNGTDGLRGPQGPKGDQGLQGAPGIIGQKGDRGTDGVNGTNGRTGNPGMKGEAGVQGPTGQKGEHGLSGLPGQRGGKGESGIKGAQGNNGTPGLNGAKGEIGAPGMKGEPGSIGPSGTDGSPGLNGTKGEKGNAGNQGLKGIQGPKGEPGANGTVGKKGDKGSQGLKGDVGEKGENGTTGPPGQNGIDGIAGIPGIKGGNGQKGEQGAQGLPGTPGTDGAKGETGLPGQKGDKGEFGQRGIQGPVGEKGEMGKQGLHGLPGVQGAKGEPGKDGVTGSKGEMGPVGPTGPKGESGNPGKDGTNGAKGEKGDVGLKGDLGGEGPVGPKGIPGTKGDQGFTGAPGVKGEKGDEGKAPSNNCCQNLQVPVFQGGSNDLQITTNVGNTVLLPCVADGNPAPEVTWERDNGELPVNRTVTTPIGIAIDAVRLTDSGRYTCKATNILGTTTKTIIFGVDSKQPVIAPLRKFVSVVPGDSVDDGCIVQNVNQHTTTYSKVHGGLPTHHILPNEDIVFRFESTADSGEYQCQAITDKGTFSASFYVYHNLTSFTCDTTFQVCGQDGAVCGGTCPKGCANLNPQFVATGYAVNLPICRAAVNNGKVDLNGGPVVFQVYQTPNVMEAKFLDFTG from the exons GACTCCGGGAGTACTCATGTAGTCGGGCGACGTCAGGCACAGACCATTGTCACAATTACAGATGTACAA AACGAGGTTCAAAAGTACTGTCTACAGAATGGAACAGTTTTATGTACAG GCGGACCGTCGGGACCAAAAG GGGACAAAGGGGACATTGGTTTACCTGGATTTAATGGTTCAGACGGTAGTCCCGGCGTGAAAGGAGATCCTGGGGCACCGGGTATAGGAGGTTCACCGGGTTATAATGGAACAGATGGTCAAAAAGGAGAAAAGGGTTATCCGGGCGCTGATGGTCTTGCAGGAATAAATGGAACCAATGGCCTGTCTGGATTGCCCGGAGCGCAGGGGCCTAAGGGGGAAATTGGACTCGCGGGAGTTAATGGTTCAAAAGGTGATAAAGGTGAAAAAGGAGATATCGGTCCTCAAGGTTATAATGGGACAGATGGAAACCAAGGAACACAGGGCCCGAAAGGTTTGATTGGAGAAAAGGGAGAAAAGGGCGATACAGGTGTAACAGGTGATCCAGGTGTAAATGGAACGGATGGGTCCCAGGGAATTCCTGGTCAGAAGGGAGAACCAGGGACAATAGGACCACCAGGAAATGATGGAATGCCAGGACTTAATGGGACAGACGGTGCAAAGGGAAATACAGGATTAAGGGGGGATAAAGGAGATACTGGCTTAAATGGGTCGAAAGGTGCTCAAGGTATTCAGGGCGAAAAGGGTGCTCAAGGATTCAAGGGTGAACATGGCGTCCAAGGTTTCAAAGGTGAACCAGGGATAAAAGGCGATACTGGTTCAACAGGACTGCATGGTTTACCAGGACAGAAAGGAGAAATGGGATTACAGGGTATTCAGGGTCCCATTGGACTTCCAGGCATAAATGGATCGGATGGAGACAAAGGGGAACGTGGTTTTCAAGGACTAAAAGGGGACAAAGGAAGTGATGGCATAACCGGAAATGCAGGTCAGAAGGGAGAAAAGGGAGATATTGGTTTAACCGGAATACAAGGCGTTAAAGGAGAAATGGGTACTGCAGGAACGGATGGCCTAAATGGTACCGATGGGCTGCGTGGCCCACAAGGACCAAAGGGCGACCAAGGACTACAGGGTGCTCCTGGAATAATAGGCCAAAAGGGCGATCGTGGAACTGATGGTGTAAATGGAACAAATGGCCGTACAGGAAATCCAGGAATGAAAGGGGAAGCAGGTGTTCAAGGACCTACTGGCCAGAAAGGCGAACACGGTCTGTCTGGATTACCAGGCCAAAGAGGAGGAAAAGGAGAGAGTGGTATAAAAGGAGCACAGGGTAATAATGGGACACCTGGGTTAAACGGAGCAAAAGGTGAAATTGGAGCTCCGGGTATGAAGGGAGAACCAGGTTCCATTGGACCATCTGGTACAGACGGGTCGCCAGGACTGAATGGCACAAAAGGGGAAAAGGGGAACGCCGGCAATCAAGGTTTGAAGGGAATACAGGGACCTAAGGGTGAACCAGGTGCAAATGGTACTGTTGGGAAAAAGGGAGATAAAGGGTCGCAAGGTCTCAAGGGTGATGTCGGTGAAAAAGGAGAAAATGGAACTACTGGACCACCGGGACAGAACGGCATTGATGGTATTGCTGGTATTCCAGGAATTAAGGGAGGAAATGGACAAAAAG GTGAGCAGGGCGCGCAGGGTCTTCCAGGTACCCCTGGTACAGACGGTGCAAAGGGTGAAACAGGCTTACCAGGTCAGAAAGGGGATAAAGGAGAATT TGGTCAGCGTGGAATCCAAGGACCTGTTGGGGAGAAGGGGGAGATGGGTAAACAGGGTCTACATGGATTACCAGGTGTACAAGGAGCTAAGGGTGAACCAGGAAAGGATGGAGTGACAGGTAGTAAAGGTGAAATGGGTCCAGTGGGTCCTACTGGACCGAAAGGTGAATCAGGAAATCCGGGAAAGGATGGGACCAATGGAGCAAAAGGAGAAAAGG GTGACGTTGGTTTGAAAGGTGACCTTGGTGGAGAAGGTCCTGTAGGTCCTAAAGGCATACCTGGCACTAAGGGCGACCAAGGTTTCACCGGAGCACCTGGCGTCAAAGGCGAAAAGGGGGATGAG GGAAAGGCACCGTCTAATAATTGTTGCCAGAACCTTC aAGTACCAGTTTTCCAAGGCGGATCAAATGATTTACAGATAACAACAAATGTGGGAAATACTGTCTTACTGCCATGTGTTGCTGACGGAAACCCTGCACCGGAAGTCACGTGGGAAAGAGATAATGGCGAACTTCCTGTGAACAGAACTGTCACAACCCCAATAGGAATAGCTATTGATGCCGTAAGATTAACCGATTCTGGAAGATATACTTGCAAAGCAACAAACATACTTGGAACTACAACAAAAACAATCATTTTTGGTGTTGACT CCAAACAGCCAGTAATTGCGCCACTACGGAAGTTTGTATCTGTGGTTCCTGGCGACTCTGTGGACGATGGATGTATTGTACAGAATGTCAACCAGCATACCACCACATACTCTAAGGTCCATGGTGGTCTACCGACACACCATATACTGCCCAACGAAGACATTGTATTCAGGTTCGAGTCTACTGCGGACTCGGGCGAATACCAGTGTCAGGCTATAACTGATAAAGGAACATTCTCGGCTTCATTTTATG TATATCATAATCTGACGTCATTCACATGCGACACAACGTTCCAAGTTTGTGGACAGGATGGCGCTGTTTGCGG AGGAACTTGTCCAAAAGGGTGTGCTAACCTCAACCCTCAGTTTGTAGCAACAGGATATGCTGTG AACCTGCCGATATGTCGTGCTGCAGTTAACAATGGGAAGGTGGATCTAAATGGCGGACCCGTAGTTTTCCAGGTCTATCAGACACC aaatgtaaTGGAGGCAAAGTTTTTGGATTTCACAGGATAA
- the LOC123525070 gene encoding collagen alpha-1(I) chain-like isoform X1, producing the protein MPDKQKTQNKQLYGLFTCLHSFCTIVLFGLTLYHFLQIENLKGDIKLLKQDIAHRDSGSTHVVGRRQAQTIVTITDVQNEVQKYCLQNGTVLCTGGPSGPKGDKGDIGLPGFNGSDGSPGVKGDPGAPGIGGSPGYNGTDGQKGEKGYPGADGLAGINGTNGLSGLPGAQGPKGEIGLAGVNGSKGDKGEKGDIGPQGYNGTDGNQGTQGPKGLIGEKGEKGDTGVTGDPGVNGTDGSQGIPGQKGEPGTIGPPGNDGMPGLNGTDGAKGNTGLRGDKGDTGLNGSKGAQGIQGEKGAQGFKGEHGVQGFKGEPGIKGDTGSTGLHGLPGQKGEMGLQGIQGPIGLPGINGSDGDKGERGFQGLKGDKGSDGITGNAGQKGEKGDIGLTGIQGVKGEMGTAGTDGLNGTDGLRGPQGPKGDQGLQGAPGIIGQKGDRGTDGVNGTNGRTGNPGMKGEAGVQGPTGQKGEHGLSGLPGQRGGKGESGIKGAQGNNGTPGLNGAKGEIGAPGMKGEPGSIGPSGTDGSPGLNGTKGEKGNAGNQGLKGIQGPKGEPGANGTVGKKGDKGSQGLKGDVGEKGENGTTGPPGQNGIDGIAGIPGIKGGNGQKGEQGAQGLPGTPGTDGAKGETGLPGQKGDKGEFGQRGIQGPVGEKGEMGKQGLHGLPGVQGAKGEPGKDGVTGSKGEMGPVGPTGPKGESGNPGKDGTNGAKGEKGDVGLKGDLGGEGPVGPKGIPGTKGDQGFTGAPGVKGEKGDEGKAPSNNCCQNLQVPVFQGGSNDLQITTNVGNTVLLPCVADGNPAPEVTWERDNGELPVNRTVTTPIGIAIDAVRLTDSGRYTCKATNILGTTTKTIIFGVDSKQPVIAPLRKFVSVVPGDSVDDGCIVQNVNQHTTTYSKVHGGLPTHHILPNEDIVFRFESTADSGEYQCQAITDKGTFSASFYVYHNLTSFTCDTTFQVCGQDGAVCGGTCPKGCANLNPQFVATGYAVNLPICRAAVNNGKVDLNGGPVVFQVYQTPNVMEAKFLDFTG; encoded by the exons ATGCCTGATAAACAAAAAACTCAAAATAAACAACTGTACGGGTTGTTTACCTGTTTACACTCGTTTTGCACTATAGTGTTATTTGGACTTACTTTATATCACTTTttacaaatagaaaatttaaaaggaGACATAAAGCTACTGAAGCAAGATATTGCCCACAGA GACTCCGGGAGTACTCATGTAGTCGGGCGACGTCAGGCACAGACCATTGTCACAATTACAGATGTACAA AACGAGGTTCAAAAGTACTGTCTACAGAATGGAACAGTTTTATGTACAG GCGGACCGTCGGGACCAAAAG GGGACAAAGGGGACATTGGTTTACCTGGATTTAATGGTTCAGACGGTAGTCCCGGCGTGAAAGGAGATCCTGGGGCACCGGGTATAGGAGGTTCACCGGGTTATAATGGAACAGATGGTCAAAAAGGAGAAAAGGGTTATCCGGGCGCTGATGGTCTTGCAGGAATAAATGGAACCAATGGCCTGTCTGGATTGCCCGGAGCGCAGGGGCCTAAGGGGGAAATTGGACTCGCGGGAGTTAATGGTTCAAAAGGTGATAAAGGTGAAAAAGGAGATATCGGTCCTCAAGGTTATAATGGGACAGATGGAAACCAAGGAACACAGGGCCCGAAAGGTTTGATTGGAGAAAAGGGAGAAAAGGGCGATACAGGTGTAACAGGTGATCCAGGTGTAAATGGAACGGATGGGTCCCAGGGAATTCCTGGTCAGAAGGGAGAACCAGGGACAATAGGACCACCAGGAAATGATGGAATGCCAGGACTTAATGGGACAGACGGTGCAAAGGGAAATACAGGATTAAGGGGGGATAAAGGAGATACTGGCTTAAATGGGTCGAAAGGTGCTCAAGGTATTCAGGGCGAAAAGGGTGCTCAAGGATTCAAGGGTGAACATGGCGTCCAAGGTTTCAAAGGTGAACCAGGGATAAAAGGCGATACTGGTTCAACAGGACTGCATGGTTTACCAGGACAGAAAGGAGAAATGGGATTACAGGGTATTCAGGGTCCCATTGGACTTCCAGGCATAAATGGATCGGATGGAGACAAAGGGGAACGTGGTTTTCAAGGACTAAAAGGGGACAAAGGAAGTGATGGCATAACCGGAAATGCAGGTCAGAAGGGAGAAAAGGGAGATATTGGTTTAACCGGAATACAAGGCGTTAAAGGAGAAATGGGTACTGCAGGAACGGATGGCCTAAATGGTACCGATGGGCTGCGTGGCCCACAAGGACCAAAGGGCGACCAAGGACTACAGGGTGCTCCTGGAATAATAGGCCAAAAGGGCGATCGTGGAACTGATGGTGTAAATGGAACAAATGGCCGTACAGGAAATCCAGGAATGAAAGGGGAAGCAGGTGTTCAAGGACCTACTGGCCAGAAAGGCGAACACGGTCTGTCTGGATTACCAGGCCAAAGAGGAGGAAAAGGAGAGAGTGGTATAAAAGGAGCACAGGGTAATAATGGGACACCTGGGTTAAACGGAGCAAAAGGTGAAATTGGAGCTCCGGGTATGAAGGGAGAACCAGGTTCCATTGGACCATCTGGTACAGACGGGTCGCCAGGACTGAATGGCACAAAAGGGGAAAAGGGGAACGCCGGCAATCAAGGTTTGAAGGGAATACAGGGACCTAAGGGTGAACCAGGTGCAAATGGTACTGTTGGGAAAAAGGGAGATAAAGGGTCGCAAGGTCTCAAGGGTGATGTCGGTGAAAAAGGAGAAAATGGAACTACTGGACCACCGGGACAGAACGGCATTGATGGTATTGCTGGTATTCCAGGAATTAAGGGAGGAAATGGACAAAAAG GTGAGCAGGGCGCGCAGGGTCTTCCAGGTACCCCTGGTACAGACGGTGCAAAGGGTGAAACAGGCTTACCAGGTCAGAAAGGGGATAAAGGAGAATT TGGTCAGCGTGGAATCCAAGGACCTGTTGGGGAGAAGGGGGAGATGGGTAAACAGGGTCTACATGGATTACCAGGTGTACAAGGAGCTAAGGGTGAACCAGGAAAGGATGGAGTGACAGGTAGTAAAGGTGAAATGGGTCCAGTGGGTCCTACTGGACCGAAAGGTGAATCAGGAAATCCGGGAAAGGATGGGACCAATGGAGCAAAAGGAGAAAAGG GTGACGTTGGTTTGAAAGGTGACCTTGGTGGAGAAGGTCCTGTAGGTCCTAAAGGCATACCTGGCACTAAGGGCGACCAAGGTTTCACCGGAGCACCTGGCGTCAAAGGCGAAAAGGGGGATGAG GGAAAGGCACCGTCTAATAATTGTTGCCAGAACCTTC aAGTACCAGTTTTCCAAGGCGGATCAAATGATTTACAGATAACAACAAATGTGGGAAATACTGTCTTACTGCCATGTGTTGCTGACGGAAACCCTGCACCGGAAGTCACGTGGGAAAGAGATAATGGCGAACTTCCTGTGAACAGAACTGTCACAACCCCAATAGGAATAGCTATTGATGCCGTAAGATTAACCGATTCTGGAAGATATACTTGCAAAGCAACAAACATACTTGGAACTACAACAAAAACAATCATTTTTGGTGTTGACT CCAAACAGCCAGTAATTGCGCCACTACGGAAGTTTGTATCTGTGGTTCCTGGCGACTCTGTGGACGATGGATGTATTGTACAGAATGTCAACCAGCATACCACCACATACTCTAAGGTCCATGGTGGTCTACCGACACACCATATACTGCCCAACGAAGACATTGTATTCAGGTTCGAGTCTACTGCGGACTCGGGCGAATACCAGTGTCAGGCTATAACTGATAAAGGAACATTCTCGGCTTCATTTTATG TATATCATAATCTGACGTCATTCACATGCGACACAACGTTCCAAGTTTGTGGACAGGATGGCGCTGTTTGCGG AGGAACTTGTCCAAAAGGGTGTGCTAACCTCAACCCTCAGTTTGTAGCAACAGGATATGCTGTG AACCTGCCGATATGTCGTGCTGCAGTTAACAATGGGAAGGTGGATCTAAATGGCGGACCCGTAGTTTTCCAGGTCTATCAGACACC aaatgtaaTGGAGGCAAAGTTTTTGGATTTCACAGGATAA
- the LOC123525070 gene encoding collagen alpha-2(IX) chain-like isoform X2, giving the protein MPDKQKTQNKQLYGLFTCLHSFCTIVLFGLTLYHFLQIENLKGDIKLLKQDIAHRDSGSTHVVGRRQAQTIVTITDVQNEVQKYCLQNGTVLCTGDKGDIGLPGFNGSDGSPGVKGDPGAPGIGGSPGYNGTDGQKGEKGYPGADGLAGINGTNGLSGLPGAQGPKGEIGLAGVNGSKGDKGEKGDIGPQGYNGTDGNQGTQGPKGLIGEKGEKGDTGVTGDPGVNGTDGSQGIPGQKGEPGTIGPPGNDGMPGLNGTDGAKGNTGLRGDKGDTGLNGSKGAQGIQGEKGAQGFKGEHGVQGFKGEPGIKGDTGSTGLHGLPGQKGEMGLQGIQGPIGLPGINGSDGDKGERGFQGLKGDKGSDGITGNAGQKGEKGDIGLTGIQGVKGEMGTAGTDGLNGTDGLRGPQGPKGDQGLQGAPGIIGQKGDRGTDGVNGTNGRTGNPGMKGEAGVQGPTGQKGEHGLSGLPGQRGGKGESGIKGAQGNNGTPGLNGAKGEIGAPGMKGEPGSIGPSGTDGSPGLNGTKGEKGNAGNQGLKGIQGPKGEPGANGTVGKKGDKGSQGLKGDVGEKGENGTTGPPGQNGIDGIAGIPGIKGGNGQKGEQGAQGLPGTPGTDGAKGETGLPGQKGDKGEFGQRGIQGPVGEKGEMGKQGLHGLPGVQGAKGEPGKDGVTGSKGEMGPVGPTGPKGESGNPGKDGTNGAKGEKGDVGLKGDLGGEGPVGPKGIPGTKGDQGFTGAPGVKGEKGDEGKAPSNNCCQNLQVPVFQGGSNDLQITTNVGNTVLLPCVADGNPAPEVTWERDNGELPVNRTVTTPIGIAIDAVRLTDSGRYTCKATNILGTTTKTIIFGVDSKQPVIAPLRKFVSVVPGDSVDDGCIVQNVNQHTTTYSKVHGGLPTHHILPNEDIVFRFESTADSGEYQCQAITDKGTFSASFYVYHNLTSFTCDTTFQVCGQDGAVCGGTCPKGCANLNPQFVATGYAVNLPICRAAVNNGKVDLNGGPVVFQVYQTPNVMEAKFLDFTG; this is encoded by the exons ATGCCTGATAAACAAAAAACTCAAAATAAACAACTGTACGGGTTGTTTACCTGTTTACACTCGTTTTGCACTATAGTGTTATTTGGACTTACTTTATATCACTTTttacaaatagaaaatttaaaaggaGACATAAAGCTACTGAAGCAAGATATTGCCCACAGA GACTCCGGGAGTACTCATGTAGTCGGGCGACGTCAGGCACAGACCATTGTCACAATTACAGATGTACAA AACGAGGTTCAAAAGTACTGTCTACAGAATGGAACAGTTTTATGTACAG GGGACAAAGGGGACATTGGTTTACCTGGATTTAATGGTTCAGACGGTAGTCCCGGCGTGAAAGGAGATCCTGGGGCACCGGGTATAGGAGGTTCACCGGGTTATAATGGAACAGATGGTCAAAAAGGAGAAAAGGGTTATCCGGGCGCTGATGGTCTTGCAGGAATAAATGGAACCAATGGCCTGTCTGGATTGCCCGGAGCGCAGGGGCCTAAGGGGGAAATTGGACTCGCGGGAGTTAATGGTTCAAAAGGTGATAAAGGTGAAAAAGGAGATATCGGTCCTCAAGGTTATAATGGGACAGATGGAAACCAAGGAACACAGGGCCCGAAAGGTTTGATTGGAGAAAAGGGAGAAAAGGGCGATACAGGTGTAACAGGTGATCCAGGTGTAAATGGAACGGATGGGTCCCAGGGAATTCCTGGTCAGAAGGGAGAACCAGGGACAATAGGACCACCAGGAAATGATGGAATGCCAGGACTTAATGGGACAGACGGTGCAAAGGGAAATACAGGATTAAGGGGGGATAAAGGAGATACTGGCTTAAATGGGTCGAAAGGTGCTCAAGGTATTCAGGGCGAAAAGGGTGCTCAAGGATTCAAGGGTGAACATGGCGTCCAAGGTTTCAAAGGTGAACCAGGGATAAAAGGCGATACTGGTTCAACAGGACTGCATGGTTTACCAGGACAGAAAGGAGAAATGGGATTACAGGGTATTCAGGGTCCCATTGGACTTCCAGGCATAAATGGATCGGATGGAGACAAAGGGGAACGTGGTTTTCAAGGACTAAAAGGGGACAAAGGAAGTGATGGCATAACCGGAAATGCAGGTCAGAAGGGAGAAAAGGGAGATATTGGTTTAACCGGAATACAAGGCGTTAAAGGAGAAATGGGTACTGCAGGAACGGATGGCCTAAATGGTACCGATGGGCTGCGTGGCCCACAAGGACCAAAGGGCGACCAAGGACTACAGGGTGCTCCTGGAATAATAGGCCAAAAGGGCGATCGTGGAACTGATGGTGTAAATGGAACAAATGGCCGTACAGGAAATCCAGGAATGAAAGGGGAAGCAGGTGTTCAAGGACCTACTGGCCAGAAAGGCGAACACGGTCTGTCTGGATTACCAGGCCAAAGAGGAGGAAAAGGAGAGAGTGGTATAAAAGGAGCACAGGGTAATAATGGGACACCTGGGTTAAACGGAGCAAAAGGTGAAATTGGAGCTCCGGGTATGAAGGGAGAACCAGGTTCCATTGGACCATCTGGTACAGACGGGTCGCCAGGACTGAATGGCACAAAAGGGGAAAAGGGGAACGCCGGCAATCAAGGTTTGAAGGGAATACAGGGACCTAAGGGTGAACCAGGTGCAAATGGTACTGTTGGGAAAAAGGGAGATAAAGGGTCGCAAGGTCTCAAGGGTGATGTCGGTGAAAAAGGAGAAAATGGAACTACTGGACCACCGGGACAGAACGGCATTGATGGTATTGCTGGTATTCCAGGAATTAAGGGAGGAAATGGACAAAAAG GTGAGCAGGGCGCGCAGGGTCTTCCAGGTACCCCTGGTACAGACGGTGCAAAGGGTGAAACAGGCTTACCAGGTCAGAAAGGGGATAAAGGAGAATT TGGTCAGCGTGGAATCCAAGGACCTGTTGGGGAGAAGGGGGAGATGGGTAAACAGGGTCTACATGGATTACCAGGTGTACAAGGAGCTAAGGGTGAACCAGGAAAGGATGGAGTGACAGGTAGTAAAGGTGAAATGGGTCCAGTGGGTCCTACTGGACCGAAAGGTGAATCAGGAAATCCGGGAAAGGATGGGACCAATGGAGCAAAAGGAGAAAAGG GTGACGTTGGTTTGAAAGGTGACCTTGGTGGAGAAGGTCCTGTAGGTCCTAAAGGCATACCTGGCACTAAGGGCGACCAAGGTTTCACCGGAGCACCTGGCGTCAAAGGCGAAAAGGGGGATGAG GGAAAGGCACCGTCTAATAATTGTTGCCAGAACCTTC aAGTACCAGTTTTCCAAGGCGGATCAAATGATTTACAGATAACAACAAATGTGGGAAATACTGTCTTACTGCCATGTGTTGCTGACGGAAACCCTGCACCGGAAGTCACGTGGGAAAGAGATAATGGCGAACTTCCTGTGAACAGAACTGTCACAACCCCAATAGGAATAGCTATTGATGCCGTAAGATTAACCGATTCTGGAAGATATACTTGCAAAGCAACAAACATACTTGGAACTACAACAAAAACAATCATTTTTGGTGTTGACT CCAAACAGCCAGTAATTGCGCCACTACGGAAGTTTGTATCTGTGGTTCCTGGCGACTCTGTGGACGATGGATGTATTGTACAGAATGTCAACCAGCATACCACCACATACTCTAAGGTCCATGGTGGTCTACCGACACACCATATACTGCCCAACGAAGACATTGTATTCAGGTTCGAGTCTACTGCGGACTCGGGCGAATACCAGTGTCAGGCTATAACTGATAAAGGAACATTCTCGGCTTCATTTTATG TATATCATAATCTGACGTCATTCACATGCGACACAACGTTCCAAGTTTGTGGACAGGATGGCGCTGTTTGCGG AGGAACTTGTCCAAAAGGGTGTGCTAACCTCAACCCTCAGTTTGTAGCAACAGGATATGCTGTG AACCTGCCGATATGTCGTGCTGCAGTTAACAATGGGAAGGTGGATCTAAATGGCGGACCCGTAGTTTTCCAGGTCTATCAGACACC aaatgtaaTGGAGGCAAAGTTTTTGGATTTCACAGGATAA